The Megasphaera elsdenii DSM 20460 genome includes the window AACGATTTTGAAATGCAGCTCTGGTATCGGATACAAGGGTAGATATGAAAAGCTATTGCAATTTCTCGGCTTTTTCGTTATGATGATACATATGTGTAATTTTTACCTTAGCATTTATTTACAACAGGAGGAAATGGGATGGGTTTTATTAAGGAATTTAAAGAATTTGCCATGCGAGGCAATGTACTGGACATGGCAGTCGGCGTTGTTGTCGGCGGTGCCTTTGGGAAAATCGTTACGTCTTTAGTCAATAACATCATTATGCCGCCTTTCGGCGTTCTTCTCGGGGGCATCGACTTTTCTGACTTCTTTATCCCTTTGAGTACGGAACATGTTGAATCGTTAGCCGAAGCGAAAGCAGCGGGAATTCCTGTTATCGCTTACGGGGCTTTCCTCAATACGGTATTAGAATTCCTGATCATCGCTTTTGCTATCTTTATCGTAATCAAACAGCTGAACCGTTTCTTTCCGAAACCAGAACCGGCTCCGGAACCGCGGCTTTGCCCGTTCTGCCGTCAGCCCATTGCTGATGACGCTACGCGCTGCCCGCATTGCACCAGCGAATTGCCGGCAACTATTTCGAAAAAATAATATAACCAGTGAGGGAATAGTAGATGACAGACAAACAAAGCATTGCCTTAAAAATCAACGATTGGTTAAACGATTGCGTGGCCGAAAGCGGCGCCTTCTTTTTGAATACCGTAGAAGCTGGCCGGCCAAAATCGCGTCCCATCAGTTTCCATATGCTGAAAGATGGCGTTAATTATTTTGGTGTCGGCGCCATGAAAGAAGTCTATCGCCAAATGCAGGAAAACCCATATGTAGAAATTTGTGGACTTATGGGAAAGGGGAAACTCTTTTTCCGTTATTACGGCAAAGCTGTTTTTGAAAAAGGCGATGAACTGTCCCAAGAAGCGCTGGCACAGCCTGGCTATCCAGTCATGAAGAAAATTTACACGCCCGAAAGTGGCAATCGTTTCGTCGTTTTTCATTTGGAAGAAGCAACGGCTGAAAAACGGGCAATGATGTCCGTATTAGAAACATGGAAATTATAAATAGCTAAAACTAGCTCAGAAAGGAAGTGTTTTCATGGCAACACATGCATTGTGGACTCTCTTACAGCAACTAAAATCTGATTACGAATGGGTAGAACTTAGCCATCGCCTGAACAATGACAGTCCGTATTGGTCTGGCATGCCCGAAGGTTCCGTCGAAATCGGGAAAACCGTCTTTGATTGGGGAAATCCCATGCTGGAATGTTTGATCCAGACCTTCAAATTTCCCGGCCAATTCGGCACGCATATTGATTTTCCCGGCCATTTTGCCAAAGGGACCGCACTGTCTGAACGCTTCGGCGTACAGTACATGGCATATCCCTTGGTCGTCATCGATATCAGTGAAAAAGTAGCCCGTGACGTCCATTACGCCGTTACCGTTGACGACATCAAAGCCTATGAAGCGGCATATGGAGCCATTCCGGAAGGCGCATTTGTCGCACTACGGACGGACTGGTCGAAGAACTGGCCGGATAACGATAAGCTCTGCGGCTTTGATGAAGAAGGTAATGAAAATGCCCCGGGCTGGTCGTTAGATGCCTTGAAATACATCTACGAAGTCCGTCATGCCGCTGCTAACGGCCATGAAACCTTTGATACCGACGCATCTGCCGTCGCAGCTGAAGCAGGAGACCTCATCTGTGAACGCTACGTCCTCAGCCAGGGCCATGTCCAGATCGAACTCTTGGATAACCTCGACAAAGTAGCCCCTGCCGGTGCCATCCTCCTGGCATCCTGGCCCAATATCGAAGGCGCTACCGGACTCCCGGTCCGCGTCGTAGCCATTACGCCGAAATAAAATAAAAACAGGGACATTCCAAATGCGATGATGTATGGAATGTCCTTGTCTTTTCTAATTTCAGTGACCAGGAAAGGAGGGCTTTAGCTATGAGTGATACGGCTATCAAGGAAGCTATGGATTACGAAAAACAATTTGCCACGAATAACAAGCTGAAATCAGCCTATTGGGAACACGAACGTACCATGCGCGACATCGCTTCGGCCCTTTACAGCCGGGAAAAAGCAGGCCAGGAACGCGGCGAAAAGATTGGTGATAAGACAGGACGCCAGGCACTCAGTACTTTGCTTCAAAAGCTATTGGAGGAAGGCCGGAAAGAAGAATTCGACCGTGTCTTGCAGGATAATGAGTATCAGGAAAAATTACTGCGAGAATATCATTTGAAATAAGGTTTTAGGAAGGACCCGTCATCATGCGGGTCTTTTTTTTGACGCTACTTATACTGATGCCGAAGGCAGTAAGCACGAATACTGGCGTATTCTGTTAGAAGATTTTGAATTCTGTGAACGGAAACGTCCGAAAGAAA containing:
- the mscL gene encoding large-conductance mechanosensitive channel protein MscL, which codes for MGFIKEFKEFAMRGNVLDMAVGVVVGGAFGKIVTSLVNNIIMPPFGVLLGGIDFSDFFIPLSTEHVESLAEAKAAGIPVIAYGAFLNTVLEFLIIAFAIFIVIKQLNRFFPKPEPAPEPRLCPFCRQPIADDATRCPHCTSELPATISKK
- a CDS encoding pyridoxamine 5'-phosphate oxidase family protein; the encoded protein is MTDKQSIALKINDWLNDCVAESGAFFLNTVEAGRPKSRPISFHMLKDGVNYFGVGAMKEVYRQMQENPYVEICGLMGKGKLFFRYYGKAVFEKGDELSQEALAQPGYPVMKKIYTPESGNRFVVFHLEEATAEKRAMMSVLETWKL
- a CDS encoding cyclase family protein translates to MATHALWTLLQQLKSDYEWVELSHRLNNDSPYWSGMPEGSVEIGKTVFDWGNPMLECLIQTFKFPGQFGTHIDFPGHFAKGTALSERFGVQYMAYPLVVIDISEKVARDVHYAVTVDDIKAYEAAYGAIPEGAFVALRTDWSKNWPDNDKLCGFDEEGNENAPGWSLDALKYIYEVRHAAANGHETFDTDASAVAAEAGDLICERYVLSQGHVQIELLDNLDKVAPAGAILLASWPNIEGATGLPVRVVAITPK